The Vigna angularis cultivar LongXiaoDou No.4 chromosome 6, ASM1680809v1, whole genome shotgun sequence genome contains the following window.
AAGGGCTTAATGAGTCATTACCAGAAATAATTTGATCATACTGTTAGGTCATATTGGACACGACTTAGGTGAACAACTTAAGTGGACGACTTGAGAGGAGTAACCTGAGAAAATGATCTAGATAGACGACCTGAAAAAACGATCTAAGTGAATGACCTAACGTTTAACCTGGATGGTGCTTAGTCCTAAAGAGACAATACGGTACACACTTTAATTTGAGAGACTATACGGTACAAGATGAATTCAAATGTTTGCGAAAAATTCTACCAAAAAGGGTTTCTTTAGACAGTGCACCAATTTCAGTagacaatgaaattaaaaacagttgaaaattaaagtaaaacCATACTATATATACATTAGACAATTCAGAGATCTCTTTCTCAAAAGCCGATCAATTTAATGtagcatttttttttcctttacagggtacaagatattttataaatataattaatttcttttcgGATGAAGTTATtttgttatgtaattttttttatttaaatatataccttttatttaaattataaccttttattttgaaagaatcTCTTATATTTAGGTTTTATGGATGAAAACATAGAAGACCCTATAAGTTGTAATGagattttcttttgaaacaaaTGAGAAACAGTTTgttaataattgtataaaatcttattttataagttagtttcatgaaattgaatttaacttaaaatttgtttcttaatcattttattaatgtattatttgtatagtttttaatttgtatataaactaCACTTTATTTTAGGAGTATTTTGaaatcttgattttttttttcacattaattgtacattgtttttgtaaaaggatatatatgagtttttgaCGCATCCATATCCCCACGTACTAATCATCTACGGCCAGCTTTCATATCTTTTACAGTATTTTTCTTGAGCAGAGCATATATCTTTTACTTAAAACAAGGGTTTTCTTTAAGACATTCATTTCTTTACGTATTTGTCAAGCATAGAATCACAATACTTTATGACATTTCAGAAGCCATGTAAACACTATTTATACTGCTTTCACATTGGCTTTTGAGCTCAAAACTATGTCAAAAACATTCATCTGAAAAAAATACACTTTCATTCTCTTGTGTGGAGGAAAAGGAACAGTTCTTAAGCATGAAGCAGGTGGTAGAAAAGTTTTGTAACTTGTATCTTGCTCAAAGTTGGTGTGAagatatacaaaatataatctCATATGTGAGTTCTAAGTGCGAGGCAAATGCCCCGAAAGTAATATCTTACGTAATCCTTGgcactttttctcttttgattttTGTGCTACTGAGAAGGACCAGGTCCAAGCCCAAGCCCAGGCCCAATAAACTTCAATCTACCAGGTCCTTCATCGTTAGAGAACTCCACAGTGGATATCCAGCACTTGAGAGACTGATGACAGAAGATTATAAACATCCATCAGCATTAGACAGCGCCCATGCTCTTATTAGGGAACTTCAAAAGGGTTTACCTGATTTACTGATTCTTCAGGTTTGATACATTAATACATTCTACATGCTTCTTCATGTTCAGATTAACGTTGTAAAGTGTCACTATTTAATGATGTTTTTTACATATCTTACCATTGAAGCAAAAAGTAAGAGAGTTGGAGATGTGGGAAGTGGAGGATTATGCAGAGAAAATACTTAGACCAGCGTTCAAAGAGGCTAATGAAAAGGAGAAACCACATGAAGCCTACGAGTTTGAAATGTTAATAGTGGAAGTGCTCATCTACAAGGTATCaaattttggtttttaattcattttttatttatcaaattatttgACATTAATTCCTTGAACGTGTTAATGGCAGGGAGGAATTTCGGATTTAGAAAGTGCCTTGCAATGTGAATGTTTGGCAGATGAATCGCTCAAAGATGCACGACGCCCACTGTACAAAGTACATATACCATACCTTTGCCAACctttttttaatcgattaacctaAATCCATTCTTACCTAACAAACCATAAACCATAAATCTTATTAATCAAACATATATTGTTGGGTCATGTTGGCCATACACTTTTAAATTTGTCCTGAAGTACAtgaattaattatatgaaatatggATGATCATGGTTGTTGTTTTGGATATATTTTACAGGCAATTATATACAAAATGCTGAGGAATATGGAGAAAGCTAAAGAACATTGGGATGAATTTATTGTAGTTGGAGACCCAGCTTTCGGTCGTCAAATTGAAATGGATTTTGATAAGTTTAAATATCATGTGAGTCGACTTCAAAAGGCAACAGAAAATGTTACAAAGAAAAGGAGCAGCATCAACTTCTCAACTTTCTCCATTTAATTACCTGTAAATATGTTTATTACATTTGTTTTCAAAGCTACAAAAACCTATGTCTTGTTATTACTCTATTATAATTTCTATTGATTTGACCGTAGAAGCGTAAGTTCAATCCTTGAAGGAACTTCTCACCTTCTCAAATTAGTGCAATCCCTTGGAGATTCAGACCCAAAAGAGATGTATTTTAAGCTTTCTTTTTAACAAAGCTCAAGCTTGTAATTTCGAGGTAAAATAATCAAATGGTATTTTATTAGATATCACATACAGATTAATGGGATCATTAATAAGTGATTAAGATAATCTAGTAGTTCTTTAATTCATTTGTATAACGGATACCAGAACTATtaatattatgtatttattagCTTGTCATGAGTGTTATTTAggaattaaatttgattaaaaacatttccttgaaaatattaatcTTGCATCttaaaaactgaaataaaaaattaagtaccaaaataaaaattaaaaaaaaagctttttaCTTTCGTGAAACATTTAGgtatcaattttatgaaaataaaaaatattgtttttgcaTTTGCATCAGCAGGGAGGAATAGAAAAATTGTCGTGGTTTTAAGTTAGTTTGGTTGGATAGCTTATTATAGTACATCATTAATGTTGCATTTGGTAGTGAAGAAAAGGAACCgggagaaaaataataaatgaagtgaaaatgaagatggtttcattaagagaaaaatataatgtttatataattttattcacaacattatataatcataatattCTCAATAATGTATTCACAgtattatcaataataatattctCAATATTCATtgtaataatattgaaaattatacATTATTGAGAGAGTATTGGGACTTATATATTCTCAATAGTgtgaattatatattatgagAATTTTTTCATTATACATACATGATTTTATCATCAATAATTTTCTAGTATtcgaaaaaataaaatgacaatttaTGTActatatcaaatttattttttaaatataaacttcacttaaaatataatttagtttggtaaaataatatcaatttatgaataacaaaatatactaataataataataataattgatatttCATCCTAAAGTGGATGAACCTtacaataaaatacatttaaaaaatgtttaaatttattgGACTTTATTCTCattactcttttttttataacattcgTATGCACtggttttattgaaaaaaaaaatccgtGGAGATCTATACCATTTTTAATAAGTCATGGCTACCAAATTTGATCTTTGAATTAAGGAAATagtttaatagataaaaatgcAGTTGTGGATTTATGTATTCTGAAACATTTCGACCGAACCTTGTATTATCAGAAGTAGGCCCCAACCTAGGcaagaaaacatcaacattGTTAGAAATGACAAATAACCGCCGCGAGGGTCACGATCACGATCATGATCATGATCAtgcagcagcaacaacaacaacgtCATCAATCTTCGATAAACAGAGTGGAACGAACTGAACCCATGGAAGAGAAATCCCCAAAGAAGATCACTTTTTCATAATGGGGAAGCTAATAACCACCACTAAGCCTCTCATCTTCTACTCCAAGCTCCTCTGTTTTTCTCTGCTCTATCTCTTCACCACTCTTTTCCTTGCTTTCTattctctctctcactccaaaTGCTTCTTTCGATCCTCCCCTTTGGATCCTCTTCAGAATTCCCTCTTCTCTTACCCCTCTTCCTACGGAGAACACAAGTACGCTGTTCCAACCACCCGTTCGACATGCTCCTCCCCTGTTTTTTTCTCAGGTACCAATTACCTACCCGTGGTCTTATCACCACTTTTCTTCACGATTACGCCATCAAGATGATCACTTTTTGCTAATGGGTCGCGGGTTCTGGATTTAGATTACTGGGACGTTGTGCAGGAGATCAAGAGTCTCCGCGAGACCAACCGGCCTTATTCTGGGGCATTGCGGTATGTGGGGGGCAATGCTGATAGTTTTGGAGGAAATCTCAGCACCCTTGCCAGATTTTCCTATTTTGATCATCAAAATCGTAACACCGAAGTTCTCTGCGGATTTCTCAAGAAGTTTCCAGTCAGTGAATCTGGTCAGTTGCACGTGAATTCACTTGTCAGATCTTAATTCACCCTAGaaatattgtaaatattatattgtaaataCAGTATAAAAAGTCCATTTCTTTAGTTTGATATTTCATCGTAATTTGCTTATGTCACGTGCCTTCTTCTCTTGATGCAGATCAAATTGCGATGGAACAGTGTGACAGTGTGGTTGTGGTTTCAGCAATCTTCAATGATCATGATAAAATCCGACAACCAAAGGGTCTTGGGTCCATCACATTGCAGGAAgtgtgtttttttatgtttgtagaCGACGTTACCCTCAAAGGTTTTGAACATCACGGATTGATTTTAATGAATTCAACAGAATACAATATAGGAGTGTGGAGGATTGTGAAGGTTGCTAAAGAGAATTTGTATCAGAACCCAGCGATGAACGGGGTTATACCAAAGTATTTACTCCACAGACTATTCCCGAATTCCCAATTCAGCATTTGGATAGATGCAAAGATGCAACTAATGGTTGATCCGTTGTTGTTGATTCATTCACTCGTTATATCTGATGATGTCGACATGGCTATATCAAAGCACCCTTTTTATGTTCATACCATGGAAGAAGCAATGGCAACTGCAAGGTGGAAGAAATGGTTGGATGTCAATGCCCTGAAGGTGCAAATGGAGACATACTGTGAAAATGGACTGCAACCATGGACTCCCAAAAAAAAGCCTTATGATTCAGGTAATTGGACATGTTTCACTGTTAATTTCTTTCGCTGAATTTTATGCTTTCATAGTACAAAATTGAAAACGttgtttacttaaaaaataCTACGATTTTTACATTATATCAAGAACCTCAGAAACGAAGCAATGTTTATCATATCAACAGGTGTATTACATCTTTATGTGTGTTGAAGATATTAAACAGTGGACCTTGAAACTTGATCAGAAAGATTAAGCTTGCAAAAGAGCAAGTTAATTCAAATTCATTAATCATATTTAAGGGTATTATGTCAAGAACCTTAGAAAAGGTTCTATACCACATACTTTTTGACTGtcaaatatactttaatttaatGAGTTCCAATCTTGAAGAGTGTGAGGACGTTTATTACTTTAAGGAACGTTAGAACTTTTGCACCGCCCTTGACCATAAATAGAGAATAGCCCATTAAACCCTGAAATATCTTTACTGGTAAGGCTTATGGGAGGAAGTTTTCTTCCCCATGTGGGGTAGTTCACTTAATTTGGCCCAGTTGTCCTTAACCAATTCCTTTTTATGAAATGGAACTATGAAATTAATGTTGAGGCGCTGGCACTTATTTAAAGGTCTATTCTGCTACTTTATTAGGTTATTTTTTCATTACAAGGAAGCAGGCCCTAGCTAACATTTCAATCTTTTGATCTAACAAGATTTCAGACTCGAGTAAGAAGAAAAGTAGcattaaatttcaataattaaagtAGATGACTACTCACCAAAATCATGGTCCTCAAGCTTGTGAACCTTGAAATGTGTCGCAAGAGTATTGGATATTGCAATTTAACTGATCTAAGCAGTCCCTTTTTTTGGTTACACATAACGTATTTATTAACAGTTGTATTAAAACATTGATGAGCGAGACTCACATTCACATGGAGATGCTGGTTTTGTACCTAATTTTGTCCTTTGGCTAAACCATTTTTGTTTCTACTTGGCTTGTCTACTATAACTTTTGCATATGGTATGTTTATCATCCATAACAAGCCCATACCTATAACAAAGGATTGCTCATGTCATTTGAATGTATTTGCATATGAAATGTTTATCCTCCTTGAATTGTTCATGGCAGATGTACCAGATAGTGCTTTGATATTGAGGAGACATGGACTCGGTAGCAACCTCTTCTCATGCCTTGTATTCAACGAGTTGGAGGCATTTAACCCAAGAGATCAATTACCGTTTGCATTTGTGAGAGATAAGATGAAGCCGGAGGTGAAGATAAACATGTTTGAGGTGGAAGTTTTGGAACAGGTGGCAGTGGAGTTCAGACACAATCTGAGGAGCAGTGATGGGACCACTTTTAAGAAAGTGTCGAGTTCGGGAAAAGCCAAAAGAGCACACCCTGATTTGCTGTATGTGAATGGAAGTTGTTGCAGCAAGTGCCAGAAGTATCTTTCGATAATGTGGGGTGATACATCAAATGATGAAGGACCCCATTAAAGAGAGATAGTAAGAGAAATtcttttgtttatataatatataaagatcGATTCTTTTGATTATGGAGAAAAGCTGAGAACCTGTTACATGTAGCAGGAATGCTTCCTCTGTTCTTCTCTTTTGTAACATTTATGTGTTGTTGctccatttttttaatcattgaaCTTTGCACGTCGTTGTTGAAAGTTGTGGGTGGAATAATGTAATCATAGTGAgaatgatttgttgattaaatatTAGTAAGAAGATGCGGTAATCCCAAGGTTgcttgaaagaaaaagtttgcAAATCTCGAATAAAACGTACCACTCACTCCTTCTACCACACTTTTTCTACCACATCTAAACtaacaaaacaatataaaaaatatataaagatgatgATATTTTCACACctaaaagtttttatattattttttttcctgatatcaaaaaatcattttccaaacccAAAAGGAAAAAccatatttgtatattttttatgcCAAAGAGTTGGACAAAGCTATCAATGTAACTGACCAAGATGCATTATAACAAGTTGCGGTACCATGAATATAGtgtaaaaagaatgaaaaagtaattttcaaattaagatTCTGGTTTAGGTGTACTTTCAACCCTTCTAATTTAATGCGCAGATAATTTTGTAAgtcatttttatattgaaaatggtatagcagttattaaaattaaattaaatgcaTCTGCAAAGctattattaaaatgaagaggaaagagaaatattaaaaaggaaACAGAAAtgtgataaataatattataaaagacgTAAGGGACTCATGGGATACATATAGTTTATACATTataagaaaacaattattattatttaaaatgtaacaTCATTATTAGTTTTAAGTCAACTAACTTTTTCATTATGTTACGCTAGGTGCTAATCTTCAATTGTATCCGTGCATTTATTTGCgcatttattttctaatttaacttttattataattatgacaAAAGTAAATTGTTCTATTTTTGACGTACCTACAAAAAAAGCAAACCCAAAAATCAATATGACCACAACCAAAATCTAATCACAAGTTTGGGCTCACAAACTTGCATGAAAAATATAAGATGAGTTGAGATTTCAGGTATGTAAGTCTACATAGGCCTAGATCGCATAGGTTTGTAGTTCGCACGGGTTTAGGATGGAATAGGGTGAACCAATTTACAAGATTAAAACTGAaggtattttaagaaaaatatactgTCATTTGTAATTggttattagaaaaaatattgttcactttaataatgtataaaaaatgaagatataaaagaaaaaggtagaacCCTCCTCTCAACCTAACTAACTAACTACCCTGACCACAAAGTGTCATTGACCCCACAACACAAAACACCTTCCCCGTTGCCCCAAACCCATTCTATTATAATTCTAGCCACCCACCCAATGTTTTCATCTCTATCAAATTAACTCAATATTTTACCACGCTGTCCCCTCCCTCATACTTCCTCCACCACAATGACAACCACACAAATAGCGCACCACCGTGACGCGGCGGAGATCTACAAGGGCGAAGCCGTGTGCAAGCAAAAGTCACGGCTCCTCCTGGACGAAATTCTGCTCCCGAGAGGGTTGCTTCCCTTGGACAACATCGTGGAGATGGGCTACAACCGAACCTCCGGCTTCGTCTGGCTCAAACAGAAGCACAAGAAGGAGCACCGCTTCACCTCCATAGGACGCACCGTTTCCTACGACACCGAGGTTACTGCCTTCGTCGAGGAACACCGCATGCGAAGGGTCACCGGCGTCAAGACCAAAGAACTCTTCCTCTGGGTCACCATTTCCGAAATCTTCGTCGAGGAGCCCGCTTGCGCTAAGATTTCCTTCGCCAACTCCACCGGAATTTCAAGGTCCTTTCCTCTCTCTGCTTTCTCCATCCAAGacgaacaacaacaacatcaacacaACACCACCAACACCGCCGTGCACAAACGGTAGGAGTAGTAGTAATTGCCAAAATCatcgacaaaaaaaattaacattattctGGAATGATTATTTCTCAATTTGCTTTATTATGTAGGTTAGTTTGATGGAGAATTAAGATTGAAGGAATGAATTGCTACGTTACGTTGCATGCATGCATATACATTTATAGGTTCGGATTTTGGTTTTATACtgtcaatatttttaatgattgaTCTGAgtgaaatattaaatagttgGAGAAGTTAGCATGTTCAATGGCCTCCTTCAATTTGATATTCTCCCTTCAAAGTCTCATTTTCTTCCCAAAAATTATCTGAAAAACAAGTCACAAACTTGCTTAAAGAAGTGTAGGTGGTATAAATAATGTGACATGATAAGGAAGAAAAACATACGAGCATACGCTTCATGTTACATAGAcctattttaaatacttttttctaattttatatatacttattatatattgtttttttattttatgattaatttttttttctatctctatCTTCTTATCACACCATATTTCTTATAAATCTATAACTTTTTGTTCCATTTTATAGATGTATCTTAAGTGTTAAATCAAATGTTCATAAGTCATTTTACTAGAAAAATTGTTGATggaatttatacaaaaaatcaCTTTATTTTGTCTTCGTCAagatctttttatttttagctGTTAAAGGTCGTGTTTAGCAAACAAATGCATTTAGTTCAAATAAATGACGATTAACATTTGGCATTATTTCTTATCATAATATCatataatgaatatttaattcaattttataaaattattgttttgatCGAACAATTatccaaataatttttttcctacTTTATTCTACTCTTCTTATCTTCACCTGTATACTTATTTTCTAAATTgtttatctattttaataatataattttatctgtaataaaaacttaatttcaatattttgtaaCAAAATAAGAATAGTTAAAGATATTTATGtatcacaaaaataatttgCATAAACTACATACAAAgccttaaatatattatttgcaAACAGCAACATAAAAATTAGAAGTCGGGGTTTTTGTATTCCTAAAACCGAACTAATGCAGTAACTTAAAAATTCACGGGGAGAACTTGACAGAGAAAAATATTGTTGTCATTAATTCAACCCAACTATATAAACCTTGGATGAATATGACGTAAAccttaaatattgaatttgatTGATAGTCCAGGCTGGTTTCTAATCTTGTCTTGCACAAATCATGATGGTTTTCCTAAAATGGAGGAACCGTGAACCATTCACCTTTTTTTGATAAAGGTACACCAACCGGGAATTGTGTGAACTGTAGACCCCAACAAAATAATACGTTTCCACCCTCTCTATTAAGACCAACTCCACCATCAACGCGATACAATCATCATGGGTTTTTTCCACCCCTTCTTCGCCTTCTTTCTACTCTTTCTATCGTTCTATTTTCTGACCACACCAACACTTGCCTGGCCTCAGAGTCACGGGCCGAACGCAGTAGTTGACATAAGAAATGACCTACCCAACAACACCAAGGTGCAATTGGAACTTGGCTGCGACAAAAGTCCTTTCATTTATCTCAAACTATGCCATCACCGCAACAGCACTATCACAGAGGATCAAGATTCCAAATGCACGGCTGAGTGGTTGCCGTCGTTCACCACTTGGGACGTGTACCATGCCAAGAGAGACAAAGGCCACCAAACAGTTTATTGGTCAATAAGAAAGGACGGTTTCTACCACAGTTGGGATGGATCTAACTGGAAGCTCCTGGAAAAGTGGTACACTGAATGATAAACATCATACCTTGAAAACTTTACTTCCCTCAAGTTGTATGTATATCAATCATCAACGTTCCTTCATGTCATGAATAGTCTCCACTCTCTAGCAAGTATCTAGTTTTCAATATAGAAGAATGTTATGCAGAACAATAGATACATCCAACTAATCGTAAAAACACTTTGTTATGCAGTCTCCAAATCGGATCAATGGACTAGTGCAAGTTACAACTATTCATTTgcataatatacaaataaaggTAAACCTCAAATTGAAGCTTCTTTTTGCCAGTAAACTAAATATTGATGTTCACTCATCCTATGCCAAGCGTGTAATTAGGTATTTCAACTAcctattaaaatgaatattgaaGAAATTCATCGAATTAACCTCATTTGGTAAACAAAGCAGCTGCGAGAATTCCAGCGTATGTTTAATTATGAAGTTAACAACATACACAAAATGgttgatattaaatcaaaattccTAACATTGATGACTTTTGGTCCCTGGGAGTCAGTGACTCCAATAGGTAATCATATACCTTGAGAGTCAAATGACTCCTAAGGATAACTAAACTGTAATAAAGATTGGAATGCTACACAAGCACAATGAGATGACTTTTGGTTCAGAACTGCTATACAAATCCAAACTaaagaaaaactgaaaaagaaatatgagcAAAAGACAGAGATTAGTTAtgaaataacagaaaacaaaaaaggaaaCCATATATTTTGATGTAGAGAACGAATCccaacatatataaattttttttattataaatatcaaaCATTTGTCCACTACCGAATACAGATATCCAAGAAATATAGCCCGCAGTACCTAAAAT
Protein-coding sequences here:
- the LOC108342506 gene encoding uncharacterized protein LOC108342506, which codes for MKQVVEKFCNLYLAQSWCEDIQNIISYVSSKCEANAPKVISYVILGTFSLLIFVLLRRTRSKPKPRPNKLQSTRSFIVRELHSGYPALERLMTEDYKHPSALDSAHALIRELQKGLPDLLILQQKVRELEMWEVEDYAEKILRPAFKEANEKEKPHEAYEFEMLIVEVLIYKGGISDLESALQCECLADESLKDARRPLYKAIIYKMLRNMEKAKEHWDEFIVVGDPAFGRQIEMDFDKFKYHVSRLQKATENVTKKRSSINFSTFSI
- the LOC108342731 gene encoding uncharacterized protein LOC108342731; protein product: MTTTQIAHHRDAAEIYKGEAVCKQKSRLLLDEILLPRGLLPLDNIVEMGYNRTSGFVWLKQKHKKEHRFTSIGRTVSYDTEVTAFVEEHRMRRVTGVKTKELFLWVTISEIFVEEPACAKISFANSTGISRSFPLSAFSIQDEQQQHQHNTTNTAVHKR
- the LOC108342273 gene encoding probable hexosyltransferase MUCI70, giving the protein MGKLITTTKPLIFYSKLLCFSLLYLFTTLFLAFYSLSHSKCFFRSSPLDPLQNSLFSYPSSYGEHKYAVPTTRSTCSSPVFFSDYWDVVQEIKSLRETNRPYSGALRYVGGNADSFGGNLSTLARFSYFDHQNRNTEVLCGFLKKFPVSESDQIAMEQCDSVVVVSAIFNDHDKIRQPKGLGSITLQEVCFFMFVDDVTLKGFEHHGLILMNSTEYNIGVWRIVKVAKENLYQNPAMNGVIPKYLLHRLFPNSQFSIWIDAKMQLMVDPLLLIHSLVISDDVDMAISKHPFYVHTMEEAMATARWKKWLDVNALKVQMETYCENGLQPWTPKKKPYDSDVPDSALILRRHGLGSNLFSCLVFNELEAFNPRDQLPFAFVRDKMKPEVKINMFEVEVLEQVAVEFRHNLRSSDGTTFKKVSSSGKAKRAHPDLLYVNGSCCSKCQKYLSIMWGDTSNDEGPH